The Mycolicibacterium duvalii DNA window AGCGCGCGTGAGGGCAGGTAGCGGGGTTCGGCGGGGCTGTCGCCGGGGTGGACGATCTCGCGGATGCGGGCGTTGTCGCGCAGCGGATGCAGCGCCGCGGGCGCGAGCACGCCCTTGCCGAACAGGAACGCCGGCTTCGACGTAGGCGCGGCGACCGACGCGGGCGCCGGTGCGGGTGCTGGTGCGGGCTCAGGCACGACGTCGGGATCAGCCTGCCCAGCCTCATCCCCGTCGGCATCGGCATCGGCCTTAGCCTCGCCCTCGCCCTCGCCCTCGCCCTCGCCCTCGCCCTCGCCCTCGCCCTCGCCCTCAGCCTCAGCCTCGGCCTCGGTTGCGGGCTCAGGGGTGGTGGTGTCGGTGATGACGTAGATGGTGGTGTTGGGTGCCGGGCGGGGGTGGCCGGCGGCGGTACAGTCGGGCAGGCCGCAGCTGCAGGTCAGGGCGTCGAGGCCGTAGCCGATCGCGGCCAGGGCGTCGTTGCGGCGCTGCTCGAGTGTGCGGGGGTCGGCCTCGCAGACGGTGTGGGCGATGGTGTTGATGCGTTCGTGCAGTGCTGCGGCGTCGCCGGGGTGCATGCGCGCCCACATGCTGACCAATCCCACCGGATCAGACGGGCTGCCGAACTGCACAGCGCGGTCGGGGGTGTGGTCCTTGGCCGCGCGCAGCGCGGCTGGATCATGGGTGATGACCGTGGCGTCGATGGCCTGCTCGGTTTTGGTGCGCGACAACGCCCCCCAGAACCCGACCTGACGGGCCACCGCGTCGTCGACTGCGGCCATCGCACTCGGGTCGGTGATCAACTCGGTGCGATAGACGATGGTGCGCACCAGCAGGTCACTGATCAGGCCCTGGGCGAACAGGGCCGCCACCTTGGGCAGCCGGTCGCGCAGCGCCACCGCGCGGTGGGTCTGCACCAACGCCAGCGACTGGCTGATCCCCATCGCGGCGGCCAACTCGGCGGCCACCGCGGCATCGGGATCCAGCCACCAGCTGCTGCGCTCGGCCGCGCTGGCCAACCCGGTGCGCCGATCGAACAACTCGGCCAACACCGCCAGCTTGCGGGCCGCGGCCATGTTCTCCGCCCGCGCGAAGTCACCGGCGGCGTCGATCAGCCCGGCCGCATCCAGCGACCCGACTACACCCACCCCCGGCATATCGAACA harbors:
- a CDS encoding HNH endonuclease signature motif containing protein; this translates as MFDMPGVGVVGSLDAAGLIDAAGDFARAENMAAARKLAVLAELFDRRTGLASAAERSSWWLDPDAAVAAELAAAMGISQSLALVQTHRAVALRDRLPKVAALFAQGLISDLLVRTIVYRTELITDPSAMAAVDDAVARQVGFWGALSRTKTEQAIDATVITHDPAALRAAKDHTPDRAVQFGSPSDPVGLVSMWARMHPGDAAALHERINTIAHTVCEADPRTLEQRRNDALAAIGYGLDALTCSCGLPDCTAAGHPRPAPNTTIYVITDTTTPEPATEAEAEAEGEGEGEGEGEGEGEGEGEAKADADADGDEAGQADPDVVPEPAPAPAPAPASVAAPTSKPAFLFGKGVLAPAALHPLRDNARIREIVHPGDSPAEPRYLPSRALAEFIRCRDLTCRFPHCDIAATRADIDHTVPYPCGPTHASNLKCLCRFHHLLKTFWTGPDGWYDRQHPDGTVEWTSPTGHTYLTKPGSALLFPTLCTPTGTLWSNGPPPTPTPDQRRGAMMPRRRLTRAQAHTRYLTVLRRLNGEGLTKPGNTPPF